The following nucleotide sequence is from Myxococcota bacterium.
GCGGGATTCGCGTGCCCGGCGCAGTGCAACGATCCGCTGCTCTCGTTCCTTCCGAAGGTGATTCACCTGCGCCGCGCCGAGACGGCGTCGCTCGAGCCCATCCTGTCGCTGGCGGAGCGCGAGATGCGCGCCGGCGGCCAGGCCACCGAGGCGGTGCTCGCGCGCCTGGCGGAGATCCTGGTGGTCGAGGCGGTGCGCAGCTACGTGAAGACACTCGCGCCGGGGCAGGCGGGGTGGCTCGGCGCGCTGCACGACCCGCAGATCTCGCGTGTGCTGCTCGCGATCCACGAGGCGCCCGCACGGCGCTGGACGCTGGCCGGACTGGCTTCGCTGGCCTCGATGTCTCGCACCTCACTCGCGACCCGCTTCCGTTCGCTCGTCGGCACCTCGGTGCACGCCTACATCGCGCGGCTGCGCATGCTGGCGGCGGCTTCGTTGCTCGAAGACCCCAAGCGGCCGAAGCTGGCGCGCGTGGCCGCCGAGGTGGGCTACGGCTCCGAGGCCGCGTTCAGCCGGGCGTTCCTGCGCGAGATGGGATACGCCCCGACCAAGCTGCGCCCGAGGGTGACTGGCAAGACCGTGGCTGGACGCTCGGCATAGAGATCGGAACGCCACGTGCTGGCAGGTACCGGCCGCGAAGCGCACACACTGCGGGTCGGTATGGAAGTCGGAACGATCACTCAAGACGCCTTCTTCGCGGTGCCTCCGGGAGAGGTGTTCCTGGTCTTCACCGACGCCCGCACTCACAGCGCCATGTCGGGTGAGCGTGCGGAGATCGACGCGCGCGTCGGTGGCCGGGTCTGGCTGTTCGACGGCGCGGTCACTGCGACCTTCCGCGAGCTCGTGCCCGACCGCCGGCTCTGCCAGAGCTGGCGCGATTCGGACTGGCCCGAGGGACACTACGCGCAGCTGCAGCTCAGCTTCCACGCGCTGAGCGAAGGGCGCGGCACCCACGTGCAGCTGACGCTCTCCGGTGTACCCGAGAGCAAGCTGCGGCAGACCGCCGATGCCTGGCGCGACCACTACTGGGTGCCGATCGCGGAGTATCTCCGGGACGCCAAGGTCCGGCCGGCGCGCCGCTTTCTGCTCGACTTCAAGAACCGCGCGAACCTGGCAGCGGTCGACGACACCTGGGCCGAGGACTCGGTGCTGCACTTCGCCGGCTCCGACCTGGGTGGCGGGCGCGCGCCGCAGAAGAACATCGGGCGCATGGTGTTCGACGCGTTCGCGAACGTGCGCGTCGAGCTCGAGGACCAGATCGTCGAGGGCGACCGGGTCGTCGAGCGCCACCGTGCGACCGGCGTCCACGCCGGCGAGTTCATGGGCATTCCGGCCACCGGGCGCGAAGTCTCCTGGACCGGCAACCACATCTACCGGATCGCGAACGGGCGCATCGCCGAAGCCTGGTCCGAAGTGAGTCTCCACGAGCTGCTGAGCCAGCTCACCGAGACGGCGTGAGCGCACACGTGGCCGACAGCCTCCACGAAATCACCATCGAGTCACCCATCCAGTCGGTCTTCGACGCCTGGATCACGCCCCGGGGGCTGGCGTCGTGGTGGACCAGTGACTGCCGGATCGCGGGCGAGCGCGGCGAGGTCAACATCTTCGGCTTCGGCAACCGCTCGGTGCTGTTCCACTTCCACATTGACGAGCTGATCGCCCCGAGCCGCGTGCAGTGGACCGGCATCGAGGGGCCGAACATGCCCTCCGAGTGGATCGGGACCACGATCGACGTGCAGCTGATTCCCGAGGGCGAGAAGCGCACGCGCGTGCGCCTCTCGCACCGCGACTGGCGCTCGCTCGACGGCGGCTACCGCCTGTGCAACACGACCTGGGGCGAGCTGATGTTCCGCCTGCGCGACGCCTGCGAGGGCAAGGGGACCGGGCCGCTGTTCGATTGACCCACGTCCGCCTGCCGCTCACTGCGCCTTCGCTCGGCTGTTCCGGGCGCGAAGTGCTATGAGATCTGCCGGGGGGTGATCGATGGCCATCCGGTCTGTGACTTATTGCCTCGCGCTGTCGCTCGCGTGTGCGCCGCTCGCGCGCGCCCAGGGGCAGGCGCCCGACGACGCGACGCGCGCTACGATGCGCGAGATCTTCGCGGCGCTGTCCGAGATATTGCCGCGCTGCCTGTCGGAGGAACGCTTCGAGGCGCCGGGGGAG
It contains:
- a CDS encoding ester cyclase → MEVGTITQDAFFAVPPGEVFLVFTDARTHSAMSGERAEIDARVGGRVWLFDGAVTATFRELVPDRRLCQSWRDSDWPEGHYAQLQLSFHALSEGRGTHVQLTLSGVPESKLRQTADAWRDHYWVPIAEYLRDAKVRPARRFLLDFKNRANLAAVDDTWAEDSVLHFAGSDLGGGRAPQKNIGRMVFDAFANVRVELEDQIVEGDRVVERHRATGVHAGEFMGIPATGREVSWTGNHIYRIANGRIAEAWSEVSLHELLSQLTETA
- a CDS encoding SRPBCC domain-containing protein; this translates as MSAHVADSLHEITIESPIQSVFDAWITPRGLASWWTSDCRIAGERGEVNIFGFGNRSVLFHFHIDELIAPSRVQWTGIEGPNMPSEWIGTTIDVQLIPEGEKRTRVRLSHRDWRSLDGGYRLCNTTWGELMFRLRDACEGKGTGPLFD
- a CDS encoding AraC family transcriptional regulator, whose protein sequence is MDVLETALSRFRFSKTLYCAHCTNRAPWGVGLAEARAVQIHAVRSGRAWIRVHGEQPLALEAGDFVMVPHGTAHDVMDERDTPIVPVGEQLAAQQPASPWVLGFGGNGGAVTEMICAGFACPAQCNDPLLSFLPKVIHLRRAETASLEPILSLAEREMRAGGQATEAVLARLAEILVVEAVRSYVKTLAPGQAGWLGALHDPQISRVLLAIHEAPARRWTLAGLASLASMSRTSLATRFRSLVGTSVHAYIARLRMLAAASLLEDPKRPKLARVAAEVGYGSEAAFSRAFLREMGYAPTKLRPRVTGKTVAGRSA